The Vibrio echinoideorum DNA window CTCAATCAGCAATGGGTTAAGTTATGGCACCAAGAAATCACTCGCGTCGATCGCAGGCCTACAACTAGGTTTGGCTTTTCACATTATGCTGGTGGGCGCAGGTATCGGTGCATTAGTGGCTAAATCTGCATTGGCGTTTACCATTATTAAATGGGTTGGTGTGGTTTACCTTGTTTGGCTTGGTATTCAAAAATGGCGTGATAAATCTAGTTTGGTGGCTTCGGAAGAGAGCTCGACGTTATCGAGTGGTAAGTTGCTTAGAAATGCCGTGCTTATTAATCTAACTAACCCGAAATCTATCGTGTTTTTGGTGGCTCTGTTTCCTCAATTTATTGACCCGACACAACCTCAAGCACCACAACTGCTAGTGCTAGGTGTGACAACGGTATTCATTGATAGCGTTGTTATGTTGGGTTACACCTCATTAGCTTCACAAATGGGACGTTTTATTCGCTCTGATCGCATAATGGGTAAGATAAATAAAATATTTGGTGGTATGTTCATGGGCTGCGGGGCTTTACTGGCTGCCGCCAAAGCTTAATAAAAGCAATAGAGTTATAGTTAAACCAATTAGAGTTATCAATAAATGACCGCTACGTACGTTGCTCGACAACCGATCTTAAATCGTAACAAAAACACGCTCGGTTATGAGTTGTTGTTTCGCGACGGAGAAAGGAATGCCTACCCAGCGCATATTGAGTCAAATAGAGCAACGTATCGCCTTATTGTTGAAAACTTCTTGTCGGTAGGCCTTAACCCTTCGATCCCATCTTCGCGCTGCTTTATCAACTTTCCATACCAAAGCCTGATTCGTCGACTTCCTTTAAGTTTGCCGAAAGACAAGGTGGTGGTAGAGATCCTAGAAACCTGTAAACCAACCGATGAGTTATTAGAAGCAGTCAAAGAGCTCTACCAAGCTGGTTATATGATCGCCCTAGACGATTTTACTTCGATGCAAGAATGGGAACGTTTCCTAAAATACACGCACATTGTTAAGCTCGATATTATGCAAATGGGTTTGGATGAGGCGTGTGATTTGGTAAAAGCTCACCAAGGTAAGAAGTTTAGTTTTCTTGCTGAGCGGGTCGAAACCGAGCAAGAGTTCAAGCAAGCTAAAGAAGCGGGTTTTAAGTTCTTTCAAGGGTATTTCTTTAGTAAGCCCGAAGTCATCAAGACTAAGTACATTAGCCCAGAGCAAGTGATTGCCATGGAGTTATTTCAAGAGGTGTGTAAGCCGGACGTCGACTTCCAACGTGTCGAAAGCATTGTCGCAAAAGATGTTGCTTTGTCCTATAAGCTACTGCGCTTTGTGAACACCATGTCACCTCGTCTTGAAGTCACCATTTCTTCATTCCGTCAGGCCTTGGTTTATCTGGGCCAAGAGAAGCTGAAAATGTTTGTCTCGTTGGCGGTGGCGTCTTATGTCTCTGACAAGAAGCCAAAAGAGCTGTACGGCTTGTCTTTACAGCGCGCTCAATTTTGTCAGCGCATGTCTCGTTATCAGGCATTTGAAGGGCACACTGAGCAGGCCTTTATGATTGGTTTGTTCTCGTTGCTTGATGCACTGCTCGATTTGTCGTTAGAGAACTTAGTCGAGCAGCTGCCTTTGTGTAAAAGCATCAAGGTTGCTTTACTGCGCAGAGAAGGGCCATATGGCATATTATTGGCTCTTGAAGAGAGCTTTGAACATGCTGATTGGCAACAGATTGATGAGCATTGCGCTGAACTTGGACTGAACGTGGAACAAGTTAAAACGGAGCTCATTGAAGCTAGACGCTGGAGCCATACCGTCACCAATCAGCTTTGATTTATCTTAGTTAAACTTTTATGACAATTGAAACGCACGCCTTGACGTGCGTTTTTTTATAACTAAGATATATGCACATCCATATATGAGTATGTAGTTATGCTTCCTCACCAATTTTTTAAATTACTGTCTGATGAAACACGAGTGCGTTGCTTAATGCTGATTGTGCGCAATGAATGCCTTTCTGTTGGTGAGTTGACTCAAGCATTACAAGAAAGTCAGCCAAAGATTTCCCGTCACCTAGCGCAGTTGCGCTCAAATGGTATTTTGACGGATGTTCGCCAAGGGCAGTGGGTGTTTTATCGTCTGTCACAAGATTTACCCGGTTGGATGCTCAAGTTAATTGATGACCTTATCGCATCGAGCTGTTTGAAAACGGAATACCAGCAAGATATTGAGCGTTTAGAAGCAATAACTTCACGCCCTCAATGTTGCGTTTAATTGAATATTTTTAGATTCACCACTGACTGAGAGAACACACAATGACAGTTAAAGTAGGTATTAATGGTTTTGGTCGTATCGGCCGTCTAGCACTTCGTGCAGCATTCGATTGGGCTGAGCTAGAGTTTGTTCAGATTAACGATGTTGCTGGCGATACAGCGACACTGGCTCACTTGCTTGAGTTCGATTCTGTTCAAGGTCGCTGGAATCACGCTGTGAATGTAGAAGGTGATGAGATGATCGTCAACGGACAGCGTATCAAGACGACTCAAGAACGCGATATTGATGCTGTTGATTGGTCTGGTTGTGATGTTGTTCTTGAAGCGACCGGTGTTCACCGTAAAACCTCTTTCCTTAATAAATACCTAGAGCAAGGCGTGAAGCGTGTTGTGGTATCGGCTCCAGTGAAAGAAGACGGTGTCGCCAACATCGTAGTTGGTGTGAATGACGCTATCTTCGATCCCGCGGTACATAAGATTGTGACTGCGGCATCTTGTACTACTAACTGTCTTGCGCCTGTTGTGAAGGTGATTAACGAGAAGTTAGGCATCGAGAACGCAGCCTTTACCACTATTCACGATCTAACCAATACACAAACTATATTAGATGCGCCGCACAAAGATCTACGTCGTGCTCGTGCATGTGGTATGAGTCTTATCCCGACAACGACAGGCAGCGCTAAAGCGATTGTTGAGATCTTCCCAGAGCTTGAAAACCGCATCAACGGCCACGCGGTTCGTGTACCACTAGCGAATGCTTCTCTGACAGACATCATCTTTGAAGTGAAGCAAGACACCACAGCCGAAGAAGTTAACGCGATGCTGAAAGAAGCGTCTGAGAATGAACTTAAAGGCATTCTTGGTTTTGAAGAGCGTCCATTGGTTTCTATTGATTACAAAGGTGACCAACGCTCAACCATCGTGGATGCACTATCAACCATGTTAGTGGGTAAGCGCATGGTTAAGATTTACGCTTGGTACGACAACGAGATGGGCTACGCAACACGTACTGCTGAGCTAGTTCGTACTGTTGGTCTTGCATAATACTCTTCATATTTGAAGCTGCAGCGTTGTTAACTGCGTAAGTTCACCCTAATCACATGGAGCCCCTATGCTCATAGGGCTGAACTTCATTCCTTTTTAGGGAAAAGGTTGCCTAGCTGCAACTCCAATTATTTTGAGTATTGGTTCTATAAGAATTTAAGAGAATACACAATGACACATCCAACATGGCAACTAGATTTAGAAACTGGTGCATTAGTACTTACTCCGTGCCCAGGCACCAAAGATGCTGACTTAGGTGCATCTCTAGCACAACTTAAAGCGCAAGGTGTAGAAGCGATTGTGACGGCTCTAGACAGTGAAGAACTGGCGAGCAAGAACGTATCTGAGCTAGGCGAGAAAGCGCAAGCACTAGGCATGCAATGGTTCCAAATCGAGATTGAAGACGACTGTGCCCCGGGTGCTGATTTTGCTGCGAAATGGCAGGCGGCTAGCCCTGCACTACACCAAGTAGTGGATAACGGCGGCAAGGTTGCGATGCATTGCATGGGCGGTTCTGGGCGTACTGGCTTGCTGGCTGCACACCTGCTATTAGAGAAGAGCTGGGAGCTGAGCAAGATTGTTCAAGAAGTACAATCACTTCGCCCGGGCGCATTTACTAAGCCTATTCAGGTTGAATACATTAGTGGCGTAGCGAACAGCTAATAAGCCATTGTTGTTATACAAGGAGCTTTTGGTATCTGGAGTGTTGAACTTATCATGATCCAAAAGCTCTTTTTGTTTAGATTGCAGAGATAGCTGTTATGTTTTCAAATCTAAGTAAGAGTGTTCGCCAATACATGTTGGTGACATTTAACTACTGGAACTTCACCATTACTGATGGTGCACTTCGTATGCTGGTGGTCTTGTATTTCTATGACCTTGGCTACAGTTCGTTAGAGATCGCCTCACTGTTCCTTTTCTATGAATTCTTTGGTGTGGTGACCAACCTAATCGGTGGCTGGTTAGGGGCGCGTCTTGGTCTCAATAAGACCATGAACATCGGATTGGGTATGCAAGTCGTCGCCTTGGGTATGCTCGCCGTGCCAAGCGCAATGTTGACAATTCCTTGGGTGATGGCCGCTCAGGCGTTGTCTGGTATCGCCAAAGATCTTAATAAGATGAGTGCCAAGAGCTCAATCAAAACCTTAGTCCCTGATGAACAGCAAGGTGCGCTTTATAAATGGATTGCGATTCTAACCGGCTCTAAGAATGCATTGAAAGGTGCAGGATTTTTTATTGGTGGTTTGCTGCTTTCGACGATTGGTTTCCAATACGCAGTGCTTGCGATGGCTGCTGTGCTGACATTGGTGTTCATCGGAAGTTTGATGAGCTTGGAAGCGGACATGGGTAAAGCGAAAACCAAGCCCAAGTTTAAGCAGATTTTCTCTAAATCTGAATCCATCAACATCTTGTCTGCGGCTCGTATGTTCCTATTCGGTGCCCGTGACGTGTGGTTTGTGATTGCTCTGCCGATCTATCTAGGTAGCGTGTTTGGCTGGGACCACTCATGGGTAGGTGGCTTCTTAGCGGCTTGGACCATCGCTTATGGCTTTGTACAGGGCATCGCACCTAAGATTACTGGTAAAGCTCAAGGCAAGGTGCCAGATGGGCATGCGGCGCTATTATGGGCGGGTGCGTTGGCTATCGTGACTGCCGGTATTGCTTACGCGGTACAGATCGGTTGGCAACCAGAGTTAGTCATCATCGGTGGTTTGATGGTGTTTGGTGCCATCTTCGCGGTGAATTCATCATTGCACTCATACTTAATTGTGAGTTATGCGAAAGGTGATGGTGTGTCTCTTGATGTCGGTTTCTATTACATGGCGAATGCAATGGGCCGTTTGATTGGTACAATTCTATCAGGGTTAGTATTTCAAATGGCCGGTTTGTCTGCGTGTTTGTGGGTATCCTTCGCGTTTTTAGCGATAACGACGGTGATCTCTCTTCGCTTGCCTAAGGTGACACAAGTTTCTTCTGCATAGGCTAAATTCGCGATAAGCCTCTCCTTTAACAGTAAGCTGACTTG harbors:
- a CDS encoding metalloregulator ArsR/SmtB family transcription factor; protein product: MLPHQFFKLLSDETRVRCLMLIVRNECLSVGELTQALQESQPKISRHLAQLRSNGILTDVRQGQWVFYRLSQDLPGWMLKLIDDLIASSCLKTEYQQDIERLEAITSRPQCCV
- the arsJ gene encoding organoarsenical effux MFS transporter ArsJ, which gives rise to MFSNLSKSVRQYMLVTFNYWNFTITDGALRMLVVLYFYDLGYSSLEIASLFLFYEFFGVVTNLIGGWLGARLGLNKTMNIGLGMQVVALGMLAVPSAMLTIPWVMAAQALSGIAKDLNKMSAKSSIKTLVPDEQQGALYKWIAILTGSKNALKGAGFFIGGLLLSTIGFQYAVLAMAAVLTLVFIGSLMSLEADMGKAKTKPKFKQIFSKSESINILSAARMFLFGARDVWFVIALPIYLGSVFGWDHSWVGGFLAAWTIAYGFVQGIAPKITGKAQGKVPDGHAALLWAGALAIVTAGIAYAVQIGWQPELVIIGGLMVFGAIFAVNSSLHSYLIVSYAKGDGVSLDVGFYYMANAMGRLIGTILSGLVFQMAGLSACLWVSFAFLAITTVISLRLPKVTQVSSA
- a CDS encoding EAL and HDOD domain-containing protein gives rise to the protein MTATYVARQPILNRNKNTLGYELLFRDGERNAYPAHIESNRATYRLIVENFLSVGLNPSIPSSRCFINFPYQSLIRRLPLSLPKDKVVVEILETCKPTDELLEAVKELYQAGYMIALDDFTSMQEWERFLKYTHIVKLDIMQMGLDEACDLVKAHQGKKFSFLAERVETEQEFKQAKEAGFKFFQGYFFSKPEVIKTKYISPEQVIAMELFQEVCKPDVDFQRVESIVAKDVALSYKLLRFVNTMSPRLEVTISSFRQALVYLGQEKLKMFVSLAVASYVSDKKPKELYGLSLQRAQFCQRMSRYQAFEGHTEQAFMIGLFSLLDALLDLSLENLVEQLPLCKSIKVALLRREGPYGILLALEESFEHADWQQIDEHCAELGLNVEQVKTELIEARRWSHTVTNQL
- a CDS encoding ArsJ-associated glyceraldehyde-3-phosphate dehydrogenase; translated protein: MTVKVGINGFGRIGRLALRAAFDWAELEFVQINDVAGDTATLAHLLEFDSVQGRWNHAVNVEGDEMIVNGQRIKTTQERDIDAVDWSGCDVVLEATGVHRKTSFLNKYLEQGVKRVVVSAPVKEDGVANIVVGVNDAIFDPAVHKIVTAASCTTNCLAPVVKVINEKLGIENAAFTTIHDLTNTQTILDAPHKDLRRARACGMSLIPTTTGSAKAIVEIFPELENRINGHAVRVPLANASLTDIIFEVKQDTTAEEVNAMLKEASENELKGILGFEERPLVSIDYKGDQRSTIVDALSTMLVGKRMVKIYAWYDNEMGYATRTAELVRTVGLA
- the rhtB gene encoding homoserine/homoserine lactone efflux protein, with the translated sequence MDTHVWLAYVVTAILFSLAPGSGTVNSISNGLSYGTKKSLASIAGLQLGLAFHIMLVGAGIGALVAKSALAFTIIKWVGVVYLVWLGIQKWRDKSSLVASEESSTLSSGKLLRNAVLINLTNPKSIVFLVALFPQFIDPTQPQAPQLLVLGVTTVFIDSVVMLGYTSLASQMGRFIRSDRIMGKINKIFGGMFMGCGALLAAAKA
- a CDS encoding cyclin-dependent kinase inhibitor 3 family protein, producing MTHPTWQLDLETGALVLTPCPGTKDADLGASLAQLKAQGVEAIVTALDSEELASKNVSELGEKAQALGMQWFQIEIEDDCAPGADFAAKWQAASPALHQVVDNGGKVAMHCMGGSGRTGLLAAHLLLEKSWELSKIVQEVQSLRPGAFTKPIQVEYISGVANS